Proteins co-encoded in one Alphaproteobacteria bacterium PA2 genomic window:
- a CDS encoding chromosome partitioning protein ParA — translation MKTLAVIAQKGGAGKTTVALNLAVEASRRGASVIVLDLDPQASAAAWSDWRGKDDVPVVAVPSTRLSHVLKEAEEADVGLVVIDTPPAADGAAVAAARAADLILIPARASAFDLDAIRTTIELMRVAQKPAFALLNALPPRASKLKQEAAALIEEAGLPLVSVEVTERSAFRHAALLGLGAMEFEPEGKAAAEIERLYDWLADRLGNGSKPNLTLSGDCGGAAAKRVKGLCDHSLDVQAELPL, via the coding sequence ATGAAGACCCTGGCAGTGATCGCCCAAAAAGGCGGAGCCGGAAAAACGACAGTGGCCCTAAATCTGGCCGTGGAAGCCAGTCGAAGGGGCGCAAGCGTCATTGTCCTGGATCTGGATCCTCAGGCCTCTGCGGCGGCCTGGAGCGACTGGAGAGGCAAAGACGACGTGCCTGTCGTGGCGGTTCCCTCGACGCGGCTTTCCCACGTCTTGAAGGAAGCTGAGGAAGCAGACGTTGGCTTGGTTGTCATAGACACACCACCGGCCGCCGACGGGGCTGCGGTCGCCGCCGCCCGAGCTGCAGATCTCATCCTAATTCCGGCGCGAGCAAGCGCCTTCGATCTGGATGCCATTCGCACAACGATCGAATTGATGAGGGTTGCTCAGAAGCCGGCCTTCGCCCTGCTGAACGCCCTTCCCCCTCGCGCCAGTAAACTCAAGCAGGAAGCCGCCGCCCTGATCGAGGAGGCCGGGCTGCCTCTTGTTTCGGTCGAAGTCACTGAGCGGTCGGCCTTCCGCCATGCGGCGCTCCTAGGGCTTGGGGCCATGGAGTTTGAGCCGGAGGGCAAGGCCGCTGCAGAAATTGAGCGTCTCTACGACTGGCTGGCTGATCGCCTGGGCAATGGGTCTAAGCCAAACCTAACCCTGTCGGGCGATTGCGGCGGCGCTGCAGCGAAGCGGGTCAAGGGGCTATGCGACCATTCCTTGGACGTCCAGGCGGAGCTTCCGCTGTGA
- a CDS encoding TonB-dependent receptor: MTATGPAFAQTAAAAPAGAAKADAVDEVIVIGTRRTDRTVADSASPIDVVSASELAAQPSGNMLDTLNNIIPSFFVGQNTISDASTFVRAPSLRGLPADQVLVMLNGKRYNRSALVQVYNGGDTGLSFGSQGADISAIPSIAIKSLEVLRDGATAQYGSDAIAGVLNYGLRDDMGFEMQARYGQYQTNSDGESYQIAASGGLRLGETGFIRVSGEYNNDAQTSRGETRPIAAAFAAENPTLASKLPHYPLPVQIWGTSPSEGYKFIVNSGFEISDSAKVYAFANLAHSDADQSFNFRSSVVGSRPFKTTDGQTISIGGRSFFQQPYYLTTCPTGNATCPAGGYVQDSNVFMLSSIYPAGFTPRFVGKTDQAFGTLGLKGKTAGGIGYDLSGSISRNSLDLSMYNSTSPSYGKASQTSFQFGKLIQKEMNGSLDLTYDMDAGFASPVTLSGGAEYRRETYTATEGDPQSYGAGPYAVPHPLYVQTAPGVYSATGTFTSAESPAASGYGGTSPTYAGKNEQASYGFYAGAETDLTDAFSVGAAGRYEHYDTFGSAWVGKLNGIYHVNDQFALRATVGSGFHAPTPGQSNTQVLTTNFVAGNSVQTGTFPVTSSVAKYFGSKALKPEESRNFGIGFVYQPTGALTLTVDAYNIKVTDRIFISRTFKVRAADITARPELASVGIDGEVQYFTNSLDTTTKGVDIVGSYRTELADGRLNLTAAYNFNENKVTKFDAAAIGANQIVDAENLAPHHRLNLAANWKRDALAINAAGHYYSSWRAQSDYPGQEFGAKFTVDLDASYTFAEKYTFTVGANNLFNTFPDKIAASASNPIFTLTNSTGDGQVYPRNGGPFGFNGAFWYARMKVVY; the protein is encoded by the coding sequence ATGACCGCGACGGGCCCTGCCTTCGCTCAAACGGCCGCTGCGGCGCCTGCCGGCGCGGCCAAGGCCGATGCCGTCGATGAAGTCATCGTCATCGGCACCCGTCGTACCGACCGCACGGTCGCCGACTCCGCCTCTCCGATCGATGTGGTCAGCGCCAGCGAACTGGCCGCCCAACCGTCCGGCAACATGCTGGACACCCTGAACAACATCATTCCGTCGTTCTTCGTCGGCCAGAACACCATTTCCGACGCTTCGACCTTCGTCCGCGCGCCGTCCCTCCGCGGCCTTCCGGCCGACCAGGTCCTGGTGATGCTCAACGGCAAGCGTTACAACCGTTCGGCTCTGGTCCAGGTCTATAACGGTGGCGACACCGGCCTGTCCTTCGGCTCCCAGGGCGCCGATATTTCCGCCATCCCCTCCATCGCCATCAAGAGCCTGGAAGTCCTTCGCGACGGCGCGACGGCGCAGTACGGCTCGGACGCCATCGCCGGCGTCCTGAACTATGGCCTTCGCGATGACATGGGCTTCGAAATGCAGGCCCGTTACGGCCAGTATCAGACCAACAGCGACGGCGAGAGCTACCAGATCGCCGCCAGCGGTGGCCTGAGACTCGGTGAGACCGGCTTCATCCGCGTCTCCGGTGAATACAACAACGACGCCCAGACCAGCCGTGGCGAGACCCGGCCGATCGCCGCAGCCTTCGCCGCGGAGAATCCGACCCTGGCCAGCAAGCTGCCGCACTATCCCCTGCCAGTTCAGATCTGGGGTACTTCGCCCAGCGAGGGCTACAAGTTCATCGTCAATTCGGGCTTTGAAATCTCCGATTCCGCCAAGGTCTACGCCTTCGCCAACCTCGCCCACAGCGACGCGGACCAGAGCTTCAACTTCCGCTCATCGGTGGTGGGGTCGCGGCCCTTCAAGACCACGGACGGACAGACCATCAGCATTGGCGGGCGGTCCTTCTTCCAGCAGCCCTACTATCTGACCACCTGCCCGACCGGCAATGCGACCTGCCCGGCTGGCGGCTACGTCCAGGACAGCAATGTCTTCATGCTGAGCTCGATCTATCCCGCAGGCTTCACCCCGCGGTTTGTCGGCAAGACCGACCAGGCCTTCGGAACCTTGGGCCTCAAGGGCAAGACGGCCGGCGGCATCGGCTATGACCTGTCCGGGTCGATCAGCCGTAACTCCCTCGACCTGTCGATGTACAATTCCACCAGCCCGTCCTACGGCAAGGCCTCGCAGACCAGCTTCCAGTTCGGCAAGCTGATCCAGAAGGAAATGAACGGCAGCCTCGACCTGACCTATGACATGGACGCCGGCTTTGCGAGCCCGGTCACCCTGTCCGGCGGCGCCGAGTATCGCCGGGAAACCTATACCGCGACCGAGGGTGATCCCCAGTCCTACGGCGCCGGCCCCTATGCCGTTCCGCACCCCCTCTATGTTCAGACCGCTCCGGGTGTCTACAGCGCTACCGGAACCTTCACCTCTGCGGAAAGCCCGGCGGCCAGCGGCTATGGCGGCACCAGCCCGACCTATGCCGGCAAGAATGAGCAGGCCAGCTATGGCTTCTATGCCGGTGCTGAAACCGATCTGACCGACGCCTTCTCGGTCGGCGCCGCCGGCCGTTACGAGCACTACGACACCTTCGGCAGCGCCTGGGTCGGCAAGCTGAACGGCATCTATCATGTGAACGACCAGTTCGCCCTGCGCGCGACGGTTGGCAGCGGTTTCCACGCGCCGACCCCGGGCCAGAGCAATACCCAGGTCCTGACCACCAACTTCGTGGCGGGTAACTCGGTCCAGACCGGCACCTTCCCGGTGACCAGCTCGGTGGCCAAGTATTTCGGCTCCAAGGCCCTCAAGCCTGAGGAATCCCGGAACTTCGGTATCGGCTTTGTCTATCAGCCCACCGGCGCCCTGACGCTGACCGTTGACGCCTACAACATCAAGGTCACCGACCGGATCTTCATCTCCCGGACCTTCAAGGTCAGGGCAGCTGATATCACTGCGCGGCCGGAACTGGCCTCCGTGGGCATTGATGGCGAAGTCCAGTACTTCACCAACTCCCTCGACACCACCACCAAGGGCGTCGACATTGTCGGCAGCTATCGGACCGAACTGGCTGATGGCCGACTGAACCTGACTGCGGCCTACAACTTCAACGAAAACAAGGTCACCAAGTTTGATGCGGCGGCTATTGGCGCCAATCAGATCGTGGACGCTGAGAACCTTGCGCCTCACCATCGTCTGAACCTGGCGGCCAACTGGAAGCGTGACGCCCTCGCCATCAATGCGGCGGGTCACTATTACAGCAGCTGGCGCGCCCAGTCCGACTATCCCGGTCAGGAGTTCGGTGCGAAGTTCACTGTGGACCTCGACGCCAGCTACACCTTCGCCGAGAAGTACACCTTCACGGTCGGTGCAAATAACCTGTTCAACACCTTCCCGGACAAGATCGCCGCCTCGGCGAGCAACCCGATCTTCACCCTGACCAACAGCACGGGTGACGGGCAGGTCTATCCCCGTAACGGCGGACCCTTCGGCTTCAACGGCGCCTTCTGGTATGCCCGCATGAAGGTTGTCTACTAA
- a CDS encoding NAD(P)H-dependent oxidoreductase, whose product MTQTVIDLLNWRYATKKMDPAKAVPADKVERIVEAARLAPTSSGLQPYEIVVVKDPAVRARIQPVAWNQAQITEGSHLLVFAAWDNYTADRINHMFDLTNQIRGFENEGWENYRKMLLATYPQREAELNYQHAARQAYIGVGAALIAAAFEEVDATPMEGFDPVALDEILGLKDRGLRSVVIIPLGYRQEEGDWLVNLEKVRRPTDQFVTEV is encoded by the coding sequence ATGACCCAAACCGTGATCGACCTGCTGAACTGGCGCTACGCCACCAAGAAGATGGACCCCGCCAAGGCCGTTCCGGCCGACAAGGTCGAACGGATCGTTGAGGCCGCCCGGCTGGCGCCGACCTCCAGCGGCCTGCAGCCCTATGAAATCGTTGTTGTGAAGGACCCTGCTGTCCGGGCCCGCATCCAGCCCGTCGCCTGGAACCAGGCCCAGATCACCGAGGGCTCGCACCTGCTGGTCTTCGCCGCCTGGGACAACTACACGGCCGACCGCATCAACCACATGTTTGATCTGACCAATCAGATCCGTGGCTTCGAGAACGAGGGCTGGGAAAACTATCGCAAGATGCTGCTGGCCACCTATCCCCAGCGCGAAGCTGAACTGAACTATCAGCACGCCGCCCGCCAGGCCTATATCGGCGTCGGCGCCGCTCTGATCGCTGCAGCCTTCGAAGAGGTGGACGCCACGCCCATGGAGGGATTCGACCCCGTCGCCCTGGACGAGATCCTCGGCCTGAAGGACCGCGGCCTGCGCAGTGTGGTGATCATTCCCCTGGGCTATCGCCAGGAAGAGGGCGACTGGCTGGTCAACCTGGAAAAGGTCCGCCGCCCGACCGACCAGTTCGTCACTGAGGTCTAG
- a CDS encoding beta-carotene hydroxylase, with amino-acid sequence MRLEKKIADQYMGGLPWGSISWGLGNLVVWLSLWPLTLSGILPLCLAFPIATLNVMLSYLPSHEAQHRIIAQEGDKLFWLNELVGHLSTIPLVLPYDVARLTHLEHHKHANHPELDPDISTKAKGPWDSILNSIRNRQPGSKGNAKYGETLQRLGTPEAQKAGLIALVFQLSYLGILFTMAWTGHALVAALIWWLPRHIAQTYIQFYLSWAPHHPGTESGRYRDTRAFRSAVGNIGSMGMQFHIIHHLYPRIPLMRTPAAYWALKPVLEARGCRIDGL; translated from the coding sequence ATGCGCCTGGAGAAGAAGATCGCCGATCAGTACATGGGCGGCCTGCCCTGGGGCTCCATCAGCTGGGGCCTGGGCAATCTGGTGGTCTGGCTGTCCCTCTGGCCCCTGACCCTGTCGGGCATTTTGCCCCTGTGTCTCGCCTTCCCCATCGCCACACTGAACGTGATGCTGAGCTATCTGCCGTCCCACGAAGCCCAGCACCGGATCATCGCCCAGGAGGGCGACAAGCTGTTCTGGCTGAACGAACTGGTGGGGCACCTGTCCACCATCCCCCTGGTCCTGCCCTATGATGTCGCGCGCCTGACCCACCTTGAGCACCACAAGCACGCCAACCATCCGGAGCTGGATCCCGACATCAGCACCAAGGCCAAGGGGCCCTGGGATTCCATACTGAACAGCATCCGCAACCGGCAGCCTGGCTCCAAAGGCAACGCAAAATATGGGGAGACCCTGCAGCGACTGGGAACCCCAGAGGCCCAGAAGGCTGGCCTGATCGCCCTGGTCTTCCAGCTGTCCTATCTGGGCATTCTCTTCACCATGGCCTGGACCGGTCACGCCCTGGTCGCAGCCCTGATCTGGTGGCTGCCCCGGCACATCGCCCAGACCTATATCCAGTTCTATCTCAGCTGGGCCCCACACCATCCGGGAACCGAGTCCGGCCGCTATCGCGACACCCGCGCCTTCCGCAGCGCCGTGGGCAATATCGGATCCATGGGCATGCAGTTCCACATCATCCACCACCTCTATCCCCGCATTCCCCTGATGCGGACCCCGGCGGCCTATTGGGCGCTGAAGCCGGTGCTCGAAGCGCGGGGATGCCGGATCGACGGGCTGTAG